CTGCAGCTCGCGCAGTGGACGCACGTCGCCGACACCCTCTCCCGCTACCAGGCATCGGTCGGCATGGTCAGCGCGAACGCCGAGGGCTGGGCGCTGTACGCGGAACGGCTGATGGACGAGCTGGGCTTCCTGCCCGACCCGGAACGGCGGCTCGGCTACCTGGACGCCCAGATGATGCGGGCCTGCCGGGTCATCGTCGACATCGGCATGCACCTGGAGCTGGAGATCCCGGCGGACTCCCCCTTCCACCCGGGCGAGCGCTGGACCCCCGATCTCGCCCAGGAGTTCTTCGGCAACCACAGCGGCCGCCCCGCCGACTTCGTGGAGAGCGAGCTGACCCGCTATCTGTCGATGCCCGGCCAGGCCATCGGCTACAAGCTCGGCGAGCGCGCCTGGCTGCTCGGCCGGGAGAACGCGCGCGCCGCGCACGGCGACGCGTTCGACCTGAAGGCGTGGCACATGGCGGCGCTCTCCCAGGGGTCGCTGGGCCTGGACGATCTGGTGGACGAGCTGTCGCGGCTCTGACCGGGCAGAGGCGGTAGGTACGGTGAGGAGTCTCCTCAGGTGAAAGAAGGCGGCCTGTCATGACCGAGCGCAGCTCATTCCTGTTCTGCGCCGACCCGTTGAGGGCGTCGCGGCCCGATCCGCAGTTCGCCAAGGACGTCGCGGCGGCGCGGGCGGCGGGCGGCCGGATCGCCCTGCTCGATCATGACGCGCTGCTCGCCGGGGACGCGGCCGGGGCGGTGGCCCGGGTCGCGCGGGACTCCGGACCGTACTGGTACCGCGGCTGGATGATCCCCTCCGCCCGATACGCGGAGCTGGAGAGAGCACTGGGCGCGCGGGGCTGCACCCTGCTCACCGACGCCGTTGGCTACCGGCAGGCGCATGAACTGCCCGGCTGGTACGAGAAGTTCGACGGACTGACGCCCCGCAGTGTCTGGTCCGCCACGGTTCCGGGGGCCCCGCCGCCCTCCGCCGGGGAGCTGACCGGGCTCGCGGCGCCGCTGGGGCCCGGACCCGGCATCGTGAAGGACTTCGTGAAGTCCCGCAAGCACGACTGGCACGAGGCCTGTTACGTGCCGGAGCTCGGGGACCGGAAGCAACTGGCTTCCGTGGTCGGGCGGTTCGTCGAACTGCAGGGTGACTTCCTCGCGGGTGGTCTGGTGCTGCGGGCCTTCGAGCCGTTCGTCGCGGGCGGCGAGGCGCGGGTGTGGCGGGTGGACGGCGAGGCGGTACTCGTCACCGCCCACCCGGAC
This sequence is a window from Streptomyces parvus. Protein-coding genes within it:
- a CDS encoding ATP-grasp domain-containing protein, whose amino-acid sequence is MTERSSFLFCADPLRASRPDPQFAKDVAAARAAGGRIALLDHDALLAGDAAGAVARVARDSGPYWYRGWMIPSARYAELERALGARGCTLLTDAVGYRQAHELPGWYEKFDGLTPRSVWSATVPGAPPPSAGELTGLAAPLGPGPGIVKDFVKSRKHDWHEACYVPELGDRKQLASVVGRFVELQGDFLAGGLVLRAFEPFVAGGEARVWRVDGEAVLVTAHPDTPDRHPVPELPAVREAVGRLGLRWVTTDLALREDGVWRVVEVGDGQVSGVPAGAGTGDLFAALAATGAR